A genomic window from Thermococcus sp. EP1 includes:
- a CDS encoding DNA mismatch repair protein, whose protein sequence is MKLNSEARAIYKSIREEIKKRIQLKESLAYLDDFTLTNDKEEILKRQNYLKESLSKIQPGLKELLARIKPIRFKKDYLHDRLLVVDETEFEKAKNLEICDVALEPEDGYDLILSTIGYGIDVGISISEIAPELYILPLWENRETLNALSNIKALLGEKSVANEILIKLKELTPTMKKKELLINLDEIIREEENNLNTRIEERLKEFSLTLSGKELLEFLKRLKEGNYETIFSHFSQIEDDILREIRKSEEKLNKLLGIDVELFSRETLYPVEVPSDAIELLRHELEREIKLEIYLKSREILKKIRPLIPKLREELKKAYELEFLRAVKEFTQGFTFPTIAEGGIGFINGKHLFIKNPQPVSYIIGDVIELDDTNGERVIILTGANSGGKTSLLELIAQVTILTHMGLPVNAEKAWIEVLDELFFFRRKRSSYGAGTFETVLKSFARSLIREGKKLILIDEFEAITEPGAAVKIIGELLKIGYEKSFYIVIVSHLGEDLKSMLPFARVDGIEAKGLDENLNLIVDRQPKFGILGKSTPELIVEKLYHTKRGQEKEIFRRILKAFKE, encoded by the coding sequence ATGAAACTTAACAGCGAAGCAAGAGCAATATACAAGAGTATTAGAGAGGAGATAAAGAAAAGAATCCAGCTAAAGGAGAGCTTAGCCTATCTTGACGACTTTACGCTAACTAATGACAAAGAAGAAATCTTAAAGCGCCAAAATTACTTAAAGGAAAGCCTCTCAAAGATCCAACCAGGGCTTAAGGAACTCCTCGCTCGAATAAAGCCTATTCGGTTTAAAAAAGATTATCTCCACGATAGACTTCTAGTTGTGGATGAAACAGAATTTGAAAAAGCAAAAAACCTAGAAATTTGTGATGTTGCTTTAGAACCCGAGGATGGTTACGACTTGATATTAAGTACTATAGGGTATGGAATTGATGTGGGGATTTCAATAAGTGAAATCGCCCCTGAACTTTATATTTTGCCCTTATGGGAAAACAGAGAAACTTTAAATGCATTATCTAATATAAAAGCACTTTTAGGAGAAAAAAGCGTTGCAAATGAGATTTTGATAAAACTAAAAGAATTAACACCCACTATGAAGAAGAAAGAACTCTTGATAAACTTGGATGAGATAATAAGAGAAGAAGAAAATAACCTTAACACCCGGATTGAAGAACGTCTAAAAGAATTTAGCCTAACCCTCAGTGGGAAAGAGTTGTTAGAATTCCTGAAAAGGCTAAAAGAAGGCAATTATGAAACTATCTTCTCCCACTTTTCCCAGATAGAAGATGACATTCTCAGAGAAATAAGAAAAAGTGAAGAGAAGCTAAATAAGTTACTGGGAATCGATGTTGAACTGTTCTCAAGGGAAACTCTATATCCTGTTGAAGTCCCTAGTGATGCTATTGAACTCCTAAGACATGAACTTGAAAGGGAAATAAAGCTTGAAATATATCTCAAAAGTCGTGAAATTCTGAAGAAAATAAGACCACTAATACCAAAATTAAGAGAAGAACTAAAAAAAGCATATGAACTTGAATTTTTAAGGGCCGTTAAAGAGTTTACTCAGGGGTTCACTTTTCCAACGATAGCCGAAGGAGGTATTGGATTCATAAACGGGAAACATCTGTTTATCAAAAACCCTCAACCTGTAAGCTATATCATTGGAGACGTTATTGAGCTAGATGACACTAATGGAGAGAGGGTTATAATTTTAACTGGAGCAAACAGTGGTGGAAAGACTTCACTCCTTGAGTTGATCGCCCAAGTGACTATTCTAACCCATATGGGTCTTCCTGTAAACGCTGAAAAGGCCTGGATAGAAGTACTAGATGAACTGTTCTTCTTCAGAAGAAAACGTTCCTCATATGGTGCCGGAACATTTGAAACAGTCTTGAAAAGTTTTGCACGCTCTCTTATACGAGAAGGTAAAAAACTTATTCTCATCGATGAATTTGAGGCTATAACCGAACCGGGAGCAGCAGTAAAAATAATTGGAGAACTTTTGAAGATAGGCTACGAAAAGAGTTTTTATATCGTGATTGTATCCCATCTAGGTGAGGACCTGAAATCTATGCTTCCCTTTGCGCGTGTTGATGGCATAGAAGCAAAAGGCCTCGATGAAAATCTCAACCTAATAGTAGACAGACAGCCAAAGTTTGGAATCCTAGGAAAGAGCACGCCAGAATTAATTGTGGAAAAACTATATCATACTAAAAGAGGACAGGAAAAAGAAATTTTTAGGAGAATTTTAAAAGCTTTCAAGGAATAA
- a CDS encoding radical SAM protein, with protein sequence MEILSEIGDPNVAVVYIGKTSKGNIVEFVESVPTSNPAEKWVLIVSSLNGCPVGCKMCDAGFFYKGKLDLDELLEQIEYPIEKRWGGKPKTRRFKVQFARMGEPSFNMAVIEALRYLGEHYENFYPSISTIAPIGTDKFFDALLELKKELFKDNFQLQFSIHSTNPEQRDKIIPVRKWGFEKIAEYGKAFYDEGGKKITLNFALARENEVDARIIAEYFPKEYFLIKITPLNPTVSVMKNSLTNDVDLETGLPIKHKEFVENLRKLGYDIIISVGDTRENLIGSNCGQYILRFLKERPELKEAYTFLKTSNFNIIP encoded by the coding sequence ATGGAAATATTGAGTGAAATTGGAGATCCGAATGTTGCCGTTGTTTACATCGGGAAGACTTCAAAGGGAAATATAGTGGAATTTGTTGAATCAGTTCCAACTTCCAACCCTGCTGAAAAGTGGGTGCTTATAGTCTCATCACTTAATGGGTGTCCAGTGGGTTGCAAGATGTGTGATGCGGGTTTCTTTTATAAGGGTAAGCTTGATCTTGATGAGCTACTTGAGCAAATAGAGTATCCAATAGAGAAGCGCTGGGGTGGAAAACCGAAAACGAGAAGATTCAAGGTGCAATTTGCACGGATGGGTGAACCAAGCTTTAACATGGCTGTTATTGAGGCATTGAGGTATTTAGGTGAGCATTATGAGAACTTTTATCCCTCTATTTCTACTATAGCTCCAATAGGTACAGACAAATTCTTTGACGCTCTACTAGAGCTTAAAAAAGAGCTTTTTAAGGATAACTTCCAGCTACAGTTCTCAATACATTCTACTAACCCAGAGCAGAGGGATAAAATAATTCCAGTAAGAAAATGGGGGTTTGAAAAGATAGCTGAGTATGGAAAGGCGTTTTATGATGAAGGAGGTAAAAAGATAACACTAAACTTTGCACTCGCAAGAGAGAATGAGGTAGATGCTAGAATAATTGCAGAATATTTCCCGAAGGAATATTTCCTCATTAAGATAACACCGCTCAATCCAACAGTCAGCGTGATGAAAAACTCCCTCACTAATGACGTTGATCTAGAAACTGGCCTTCCAATAAAGCACAAGGAATTCGTAGAGAACCTCAGAAAGTTGGGATATGACATCATAATTTCAGTGGGTGATACAAGAGAAAACTTGATAGGCTCGAATTGTGGCCAGTATATTCTGCGCTTTCTCAAAGAAAGACCTGAACTCAAGGAGGCTTATACTTTTCTAAAAACCTCTAACTTCAACATTATTCCTTGA